CTCGACCTCGTCGAGGACGGCCGCCACGCGCCCCACTTCCACACGCACCACCACGAGCCGCACGCGTAGCACCACGGGTACCACGGCTCGTGCCACGTCGGCTCGTTCGACCAAGGCGACGACGGCCAAGAGCACCGCCAAGAGCACGGCGAGCAAGACGGCGCCGAAGACCACCACGAGGACGACGAAGGCGACCGCCACCAAGACGGCGCCGAAGACCACCGCCAAGTCGACCACCAAGTCGGCTTCCACGCGGTCTACCGCCACGAAGACGACCAAGCCGAAGACCACCGCGAAGACGACGAAGTCGGCGAGCAAGACGACTCCGGCGAAGTCCACGACGAAGACCAGCACCACGAAGGCGCCGAAGACCACCGCCAAGACCTCCACGCGGTCGACGGCGAAGAAGGCGCCTGCCAAGACCACGAAGGCGGCCGCGAAGACGACGACGCGGACCACCGCGCGGGCGACGGCGCGCGCCACGTCGCCGGCGAAGAGGACCACGCGGAAGAGCGCGAAGTAAAACCGGACGCCGCACCCCGCGGCGTCCGGTTCTTTCGGCGGGGCTCCCGAGCTCGCGGTCGGGGAGCCCTGCCGTGGGAAGTCAGGACGGTGTGGGCAACGCGCTGGGCAGGTAGTGCGCGGCCACGAGCCGCGGCGTCTCCCGCCGAGTGTCGAAGGACAAAACCCACACCGAGCCCTTCTTACTGGGCACCTCTCCGGTGAGTTTCCGGGTCAGCGTGACCTCGTCCCGTCGCGCCAGAGCGTCCAGCAGGCCGGGGATGACACCGCCTTGGCTGCACACGACCGCGGTGCGATGCGAGCCCGCGATGGACAGCAGTGACTGGACCCCGGCCTCGGGGTCCTTCCGGTACGACTCCTCCGACAGCATCGGGTCGAGCCGCACGTCGTCGCCGAGGTCCTCCGCCACACCGCGTACCGTCTGCACACAACGCAGGCGTGGCGCCGAGTACACGACTTCGGGGTGAAACGCGTGGAGCAGTGGTCGTAGCGCCGAGGCCTGCCGTCGCCCCGAGTCCGAGAGCGGACGCAGGTCGTCGTCGCCCGACCAGTCGTCCCGGTTACCCGCCTTCGCGTGGCGGACCAGCAGCACGGTGGCGGTGTCGATCAGGAGTTTCTCGGCCCGCGAGCACACGTCGCGGTCGCCTTCGTAAGTGAGCAGCGACCGCGCTTCGGGTACCGGCAACCACCGGAGCTCGTCCACTTCCTCATTCGGAGCGAACTCCCCCGAAACCGGCTTCGCCGTGAAGTAGTCCACAGTTTTCGGCGAGCCGTTCACGCTGTATTCGACGGTGGTGAGAAAGCTTCCGAGAACGGCGTTGTAGCCCGTTTCCTCGGTCAGCTCTCGTACGGCGGCGACGGGAGCGGTCTCTCCGGGGTCGAGTTTGCCTTTCGGCAGTGACCAGTCGTCGTAGTGCGGCCGGTGCACGACCGCGATCTCGTTGCCCGCGGGGCCACTGCGCCACAGCACTGCCCCCGCGGCCTTCACGATCTTGTTCACCCTGTGGCTCCGTGCCTGCGCAGCATTTCCATCTGGTGGTCGCGGACCTGCCCGCTGTCCGTCGGAGAGGGTACCCATTCGCCACTCGGGCGTAGGACCCAGCACCGGGTCATGGGGTCCAACGCGGAGTCCAGCAGCGCGTCGAGCTGCGCGGTGAGGCGTGGGTCGGACACCCTCACCAGTGCCTCGATCCGACGGTCGAGGTTGCGGTGCATGATGTCGGCGCTGCCGATCCAGTGGGTGCCGGCTCCCCGGAAGTGGAAGACGCGGGAGTGTTCGAGGAAACGTCCGAGGATCGAGCGCACCCGGATGTTCTCGCTCAACCCCGGAACACCGGGCTTGAGCGAGCAGATGCCCCGCACCACCACGTCCACGTCGACCCCGGCCTGGGAGGCGCGGTAGAGCCCGTCGATGACTTGCTCGTCGACGAGCGAGTTGCACTTGATCCGCACCCCGGCCGGTTTGCCCGCCTTGGCGAGCGAGATCTCGTTCTCGATGAAGTTCAGCAGCCCGCGACGGATGCCGTTGGGGGACGTGAGGATGTTGCGGTAGGTCTGTTGGCGGGAGTAGCCGGTGAGGACGTTGAACAGGTCGGTCAGGTCGGCGCCGACGTCGGGGTCGGCGGTGAACAGCCCGAGGTCCTCGTACAGTCGCGCGGTCTTGGGGTTGTAGTTCCCGCTGCCCACGTGGCAGTAGCGACGAATCGTGGAGCCTTCCTGCCGCACCACCAGGGCGATCTTGCAGTGCGTCTTGAGGCCGACGAGTCCGTACACCACGTGCACCCCGGCGCGTTCCAGCGTGCGGGCCCACGTGATGTTGGCCTGCTCGTCGAACCGGGCCTTGATCTCGACCAGCGCCACGACCTGTTTGCCGCGTTCGGCGGCCTCGATCAACGCGTCCACGATGGGGGACTCGCCGGACGTGCCCGACGTGCGGTACAGCGTTTGCTTGATGGCCAGCACCTTGTCGTCGGCGGCGGCCTGCTCGATGAACCGCTGCACGCTCGTGGAGAACGAGTGGTAGGGGTGGTGCACCAGCACGTCGCCCTCGCGCAGCGTCGCGAACACGCTCTTGGGCGTCTCGCGCTCCCCGAACGCGGGGTGGGTGGCGGGGACGAACGGCGGGTCCTTGAGTTCCTTGCGGTTCAGCGAGTGGAGCTGGTGCAAACAGCTCAGGTCGAGCAGACCGGGGACCTCCACGACGTCCTGCGGGTCGACCTCCAATTCGCGCAGCAGGAGTTCGAGCACGTGCTCGCTCATGTCGTGGGCGACCTCCAGCCGCACCGGAGGGCCGAATCGACGTTGCGCGAGCTCCCGTTCGAGCGCCTGCAACAGGTCCTCGTCGCGGTCCTCCTCCACCTCGAAGTCGGCGTTGCGGGTGACCCGGAACACGTGGTGCTCGCTCACCTGCATGCCGCTGAACAACTCGTCGAGGTGTGCGGCGATGAGTTCCTCCAGCGGCAGGAACGTCGCGGTGCGACTGTCCCGGCTCTGCTCGATGCGCACGAGGCGGGGCACGTTGTTGGGCACCTTCACCCTGGCGAAGCGCTCGGTCCCGTCACTGGGGTCGCGGACGGTGACGGCGAGGTTGAGCGACAGCCCGGAGATGTAGGGGAAGGGGTGAGCGGGGTCGACGGCCAGGGGAGTGAGGACGGGAAAGATCTGCTGGGTGAAGTACTCGGACAGCCTGGCCCGGTCGGCCTCACCCAGGTCCGACCAGGCGACGATGCGGATGCCCGCTTCGGCGAGCGCGGGGCGTACCCCGTTCTCGAAGGCCTGCGCGTGCCGTTTGACCAGCTCGGCGTTGCGCGCGGC
The window above is part of the Saccharomonospora glauca K62 genome. Proteins encoded here:
- a CDS encoding HU family DNA-binding protein, which produces MANKAQLIEALSERLGDKKVAAQAVDNLVDIIIRTVHKGEKVNITGFGVFEKRARAARTARNPRTGETVRVKKTNVPAFRAGTTFKDVVSGAKKLPKATTKRSTASTSRTSSTSSRTAATRPTSTRTTTSRTRSTTGTTARATSARSTKATTAKSTAKSTASKTAPKTTTRTTKATATKTAPKTTAKSTTKSASTRSTATKTTKPKTTAKTTKSASKTTPAKSTTKTSTTKAPKTTAKTSTRSTAKKAPAKTTKAAAKTTTRTTARATARATSPAKRTTRKSAK
- a CDS encoding NUDIX hydrolase; the protein is MNKIVKAAGAVLWRSGPAGNEIAVVHRPHYDDWSLPKGKLDPGETAPVAAVRELTEETGYNAVLGSFLTTVEYSVNGSPKTVDYFTAKPVSGEFAPNEEVDELRWLPVPEARSLLTYEGDRDVCSRAEKLLIDTATVLLVRHAKAGNRDDWSGDDDLRPLSDSGRRQASALRPLLHAFHPEVVYSAPRLRCVQTVRGVAEDLGDDVRLDPMLSEESYRKDPEAGVQSLLSIAGSHRTAVVCSQGGVIPGLLDALARRDEVTLTRKLTGEVPSKKGSVWVLSFDTRRETPRLVAAHYLPSALPTPS
- a CDS encoding RNA degradosome polyphosphate kinase, whose protein sequence is MGDNGRVNDETQTSETGDSRPGERASLDDPGRRPAVTSPPPRTGDRHRDFGSVPSAPPAATRSGGSPNELPDDRYFNRELSWQDFNARVLALAEDPSQPLLERAKFLAIFASNLDEFYMVRVAGLKRREQTGLTVRSADGLTPSEQLTYVAARNAELVKRHAQAFENGVRPALAEAGIRIVAWSDLGEADRARLSEYFTQQIFPVLTPLAVDPAHPFPYISGLSLNLAVTVRDPSDGTERFARVKVPNNVPRLVRIEQSRDSRTATFLPLEELIAAHLDELFSGMQVSEHHVFRVTRNADFEVEEDRDEDLLQALERELAQRRFGPPVRLEVAHDMSEHVLELLLRELEVDPQDVVEVPGLLDLSCLHQLHSLNRKELKDPPFVPATHPAFGERETPKSVFATLREGDVLVHHPYHSFSTSVQRFIEQAAADDKVLAIKQTLYRTSGTSGESPIVDALIEAAERGKQVVALVEIKARFDEQANITWARTLERAGVHVVYGLVGLKTHCKIALVVRQEGSTIRRYCHVGSGNYNPKTARLYEDLGLFTADPDVGADLTDLFNVLTGYSRQQTYRNILTSPNGIRRGLLNFIENEISLAKAGKPAGVRIKCNSLVDEQVIDGLYRASQAGVDVDVVVRGICSLKPGVPGLSENIRVRSILGRFLEHSRVFHFRGAGTHWIGSADIMHRNLDRRIEALVRVSDPRLTAQLDALLDSALDPMTRCWVLRPSGEWVPSPTDSGQVRDHQMEMLRRHGATG